From the Lytechinus variegatus isolate NC3 chromosome 5, Lvar_3.0, whole genome shotgun sequence genome, the window CTAAGACGAACTAAAGCCCGAAGCAAAATGTCATGTCACTTCACCCCTTGATGAAAtatgtcttacaaagagttgcgcttgatccaatcaatcacaactatggaaagccagtaacTTCAACATCtcaaatacatgtttgttcaaaataatttttagaaatgttgtatattcatacattcaccgTTTTCTTGACAAATCAGTATACTTGTGGCCTCTTagttttcaatggaaattgagAAATTTCTTTAAGaaacaagtggagcacctctggctgactcacctgcaccacgcgattcaatatagcagcagtgctgactttgaaaactactataaaattattattaaaaaaaacacctttccTATAGTGATAAAATACTACGATCATTgacaaatgacatttgaccttgaccatgcgACCCAAGACTTGTGATACTTAAtaacccctatatccacatatTATAAACGTTATCtctaaactttaaaagttatgacagcaatctaataattacctccaaaatggccaaggttcaatgaccttaaatgacctttgaccttggtcatgtaacctgaaactcgcacaggatgttcagtgataattgattactcttatgttcaagtttcattaatcagatccatacactttcaaaggtatgatggtaattaaaaaaatatccccaaattggccaaagttcattgacctttgaccttggtcatatgacctgaaactcgcacaggatgttcagtgatgcttgattactcttatttccaagttctattaactagaccaatatacttacAGAGTTATGTTGTTAATTCAACAATACCCCCaccatggccaaagttcattgatcttaaatgacctttgaccttgatcatgtgacctgaaactcgcacaggatgttcagtgatacttgattactcttatgttcaagtttcattaatcagatccataaactttcaaatttatgatggtaattcaaaaaaaaacaacttggccaaagttcatttaccttacatgacttttgacctgggtcatgtgacttgaaactccggcaggatgtttagtaatactagattaaccttatgtccaagtttcatgaactaggtttatatactttctaaggtatgatgacatttcaaaaacttaaccttaggttaagattttgatgattCCCCGACatgtctaagttcattgaccccaaatgatctttggccttggtcatgtgacctgaaacacagGCAgaatgttaagtaatactttaATAAGCtaagtccaagtttcatgaactaggtctatatactttctaagttatgtcatttaaaaacttaacctttggttaagatttggtgttgacgctgtcgccgccgtcggaaaagcggcgcctatagtctcgctctgctgtgcaggtgagacaaaaattatgacaatgttggatttccatatatttgagattgatcggatccatcataactctttgtaagacatggCTCTGATGTTCACTATGATGGATAATGAATAAAAGGTAGAGATGTAGAGATTTGACGGTAAATGATGCATCTTTCTTGTCTTACCAGAATGAGAAGCAGCAAGCACATACTATCTGTTATCCTTTATCCCATTGTGGCAGAACCTGTCCATATATGGATCCTTAATCACAAACATAGAGACATATTGTGCAACTATTTCCTcaattgattgtgcattacatcAATGCAATCGATTATAAAATTTTCTTTGATGAAATGCTGAACTTTGTGACACAAAGACCAACTTAGGAGTAATGCAGTGGGACACTACATTCAGTCGATACTTGATCATCAATAAAGTCTGTTTGAATAACAGATCACTCAATACATATTGAGGATTTCAGGTCAAATTGGATGAAGAATAACAAGTGGAGTGGAGACTGCTAATCATACATGTAGTGAGTCAATTCAAGAGATGCACTCCTTgataaaacatttgttttaaatgCTTAACTTGTACATTTTATCAGTTATTGACCAAACAAAAAATTTGGAATGATTTATCAGAAAGAATTGATAgcactctactactactactactactactactactactaaactactactactactactactactactactactactactactactactactactactactactattactacttctactactactactactactactactactactactactactactactactactactactactattactacttctactactactactactactactactactactactactacttctactactactactactactactactactacttctactactactactactactactactactactactactactactactactactactactactactactactactactactactactactactactactactactactactactactactactactactactactactactactactactactactactactacaactaccactactacacccctcctctctctctctctttatctttcttttttccttcctccCTCAACTTTTCTAAGCTACCTACCAGGCATTGTAATACATTTAAAGCTATCTAAATACCAAAGTACATAGAGATATCATTCACCATATCAAATAATTCTTATAGTTTCACAATATTCCTCATCCATgtatatagtacatgtacaatattaaCACACAAGTCCTCTATATAAATCTAGTCATTAACCAACTTGGGAAGACATGAAGAGATAATATAATCCAATCCAACAGTCATTTGATAtagtgactttacctttcagtTACAAAGCacggcacatacatgtactttctttcAGGATTGGGCCACCGAAACAATATAATAAGCTCTAAATCTTCAATGTACCTGCATTTATGATTAAAGACCCAGACAAGACCcattaatgaaaatgacaaatcatataccaatcgaaagctaATTCACTACTTAATACAAaaatgcaagctttatgcattttcaccgctTAACAGccgagtattttgcttaagaatagctccaattatcgggcttcgaaaATAGACTTTCTTGTGAATGCTTTTACCAGCCTCGAGACTGTGATGTCATGTTGTGTTAAAAGCGGTGTAATTCCATAGAGTTGTACACAGAAAAAGTGGGTGATTTTTTCCCCCctttcaaaatacaatttcattttcttcacttctgTCACAGAGTTATCATAAATATCTTTTTCTGCAAGCTTGAAATGACGAAATCTACGGCTTTGGACTAGTTTTCACCATATTtgatttcctgcttatttggcacAACCTTTGAATTatatctgcattcagattatgtgTAACAAggtttcctgacatagcaatttaggccaaATAAGAGctaagaaaagaaatcacaaaactTTCAGTGAAGAGTTGTAGGTTTCCCTCCATTTGAGCACTGAATAATTGTTATTACCCTTTTTTctgcaaattgaaaaaaaaaatcaaattcagaatctgaaaagcagaaaaataacCTCCTTTTTCAGTGTACAAGTCTATGGAATCCTAATGCTTTTAACACGACATGACGTCACGGGTCTTGAGGCTGGAGAAAGGTTATGTTAAGCCTTTTGTCCAAATCCCCATGAAACGTGgtaattttatttcttcttaagcaaaatactcagctgtcAAGCGGTGAATATGCATAAAACTTAGACTGTTGTAGTATGTAGCCTACATATTTCCTATTTGTTAATTGCACTTACAGCTCCTGTCTGATTCTTTAACGCTAAAAATGCTGATCAAGATTATTGTGACATGCACATCCAgtattgaccaatcagaatacttcattgaaatatgtaattGATTGTATGACCAgtattgaccaatcagaatacttcattgaaatatgtaattGGTTGTATGACCAgtattgaccaatcagaatacttcattgaaatatgtaattGATTGTATGACCAgtattgaccaatcagaatacttcattgaaatatgtaattGATTGTATGACCAatattgaccaatcagaatacttcattgaaatatgtaattGATTGAATGACCAATGAGTCACAAGCCTAAAGTATGTTTCACAGAACTATTTCTAACCTTACAGATTTGATTTGCAAACATGAAGGTGATtcttaatttatttcaaattgcatTGGTTTAATTGAAAAACTTTTGTAGATTTTGAAGATTAACTTACATATTGCTGAGTTCAAGTTCAAGTATGTCTTTATTTATCCATattggaaatttgttttgttcacaACTTCAAGTCAAAcagaaaaacacaatttatttattacataTACAACAATTCATCTGTActgagtgagtaaaaaaaaaactttgacacctcacaaatcccctTAACTGaatggaaaatatgtcataaatGCATAATAGTTATATATGTGaggaaagagtatcttctcccaaataatcTGATACCATATTTACGTTGTTAGTCTTCGCGCTTGGATAATCACTAGGTATTTATTGCAGTAATGTAAATTTAGACTTTTGACAAAGTAAGGCAAATATTGCAGCAAATGACtccagatgccaatgatgtcaAAGTCCTGCATGAGTTAGCAAACATATTTGCTAATCCATTTTCAGTGAAATTAACTAAAgaattgttacaaaaatgtgtCAATTACTGGAAAGGTGATTTGAAGtggattttaatgcaacccttgtaggattatgacatcattgacatctggattcagTCATTGAAGTCATGCCGTAATTTGGCGCAAATCAAGATTTAAAGAATACCTCCTGGCCATCCAAGCgttaacacatacatgtacatgtaccgcatacatatggtatcaaattatttggaagAACATGCTCTTTCAGACCATATGTAATGATTATGCATGCATGgaatattttttccttaaattaGGGATTTATgaggtgtcaagttttttttttcgactCACACAGTATATTAAGTATATCTAATGGTAATTTAAGGATGAACCGTCATAATATAGTTTATACAGCAGAATAAAAATCATCTCACTTGCCACTTGGTATGCAATACTTGCTTGCAAAATCATCATTAAGGTGAAACAAACCcaaggtaaaataagaaataaatcaaGAATTCAATCACTTTAAGGAAACCAAACGCTGAGAATTGTTCAAACATTGGCAAGACTGGATTATATCACACTTATACAAGTATGTGAAAACAGGGTATGTGTAACACCTCTGAAATGAATTATTGTGCTTCATGTCTTTGGAACAAGGAGGGGAGGTTACATtacaataaatacatgtaaataaaagtaaaaaaaaaatatataaaaaaacccTCATGAGAGCACTTCTTATCTGATGAGAATACTGCATTGAATACTATTTCATTGTATTCAATCAATCTCAAATAGCATGCTAGATTTACACTTTTGGCATTATACctcaaaataattaaaacatattAGAAATATATTCTTAATAgagacataaaataaaaataacaaagattGGTTATTGATTTATAATATTGAGATTTGAGTATAAAGAGCTTGCATACAAGGAGAATgtaaaataatgttattttaaGAATGAATACGAAAATAAAAATCCTCCAAATCTGCTTTTGCCAGAAGGAATAACAATGTTGAATACTGGGAAACCATACTTGttctaaatattgaaataagatCAACTGATTATTTGAATGTGATTAATAAGAAGAGGACAACTGGAATGGATATCAATCAACATATAAGAATTTGATATGAAATCTGTATGAGCAATCAAGGTATCAaggtatttattttaaaaaaacattgtgaATATAGAAAGTATGGATTCTCATCTATGGAATAACTACAACTTTAAAACCATAATTTTGTTATgcatcaaaatcataaaaacaagtttACAGCTGTTtatgcataattaatgaaatgttattttaataCAGACCCCTTGACTTATGTATTGAAATAGCTTCGAGTTTGTAacaaaaaattcatcaaaatatattgaCAGAGATGAAGGGTGATAATTAATTAAATGATTTATGCAACACTTTCTACTTATGGGCTCTGAACCGACAGTAATTTCAAATAGAGTCACTAAAAACTGTACAATCCATACAGTATACTGCAATACGATGTAACTTCTttaaattattataaatataaaaaatgtacaCTCGTCACGAGGTAACTGTTAGTGAATTAACTCTATCCCAATATTTCCTGAGTAAATACCTTTGTCTGTTTGCATTTGAAGCCAAGGTTTGCATAAAGTGCACATAAATTATGGTGGGATCACAAATTTCCTCACAAAATTGGTGTCTTGATAAGTCACATAACACTCAAAGAAACGTTATAGCTGTATCAATATTAATCAGCATTACATAACTATGTCATGACATATGTAgcgatttcttttaaaaagtaaactttttaaaaagttgttcCACCACTTTTCTCCAATATTACTTCACCGCATGAACTGCTCAAGCCATCATAATTTAAAAGCAGTACATCTTTTCATATGAAACACAAAACTGGAAAAATATCACTTCAGGAAGGTACCACATACTAATAGGGAAAGGACAGGAATACTTTATCTGGCATCGCCAagcattaaaggagaatgaaaccattggaacaagatagcttgtgtgaaaacagaaaaatcaaagaaacagatcaacaaaagtttgagaaaaatcggacaaataatgagaaagttatgagcatttcaatattgcgatcactaatgctatggagatagcaaattggcaatgtgacaaagatgtgtgatgtcactgatgaacaactctccccattactttagtatatatttcacttgaattgcctcttttatcacatctatccatagatcatgtgttctttctacatgagggcatgtaatacatattttttaagaatacataatggataaagagtttgtatcatcgtaagaaaaagcaaaaagagacattttgagggtattttaatagtccaccaaagggaaagttgttcatcagtgacatcacacatccttgtcgcattgccaatgggaggatctccatagcattagtgattgcaatattcaaatgctcacaactttctcattatttgtccgatttttctcaaactttctttattcttattctttgctttttctgtttctacacaagcctatttgttccaaaggtttcattcccctttaaatattgtgaaaattattaaaaattggCAAGATGAATACATTTAATCAATTACAACTGACAAATGAATTAACATCATATATATATCATGATTGATAGTCTTgagaatatcattaaaaaaaatttcctgATCATCAGATGTCTTACAATAAAAGACATCTAAACGATCAGATAAGCACCTTTCTCATAATTTTAATTCCATAATTTGCCCACACAGTTTGTGGGTATTTGGAGTATTTTCAGTCAATCTGTCCCACTCATACTCCATCCAGACTCAATCTTCTCAAACTGTTTGGATCCATTCAAAGTAGCAGAAAGTCAAAGATTTAAGCCTCACTCTGGGTGATACCATCCATTCTGCTCTTCATAGTCCGCTAACTAAACTGGTTTGTATCATAAACCACAGCAGGGATTGAAgatcctcatttgcataatagaAGGGAGTCATGTGACAGGTGTCATGTGACAGGTGTTTCGTTGCGAAGTTTAACAATTTGCTGAAGTGCTTCCTTGACATCTGGACTAATCTCATCCTACacaaagaaatagaaaacaaagaaatagaaacaaaaaattaaaatgaatccaTTTCGCATTGATGGAAATAAAGATCGAACAATAAAGGGAAAATGTTGCTTAATGTCAGGATTTTCATTCAATACTATTTTAACTGGGCAATTTCAGACCAGGCTTCTACACACTCTTCAGATCTTTGACACCAATCAAGTGTTTTCTACAAAAATTTGCAAGCACGTTGACcaggatgtaaaataaatgcctgaattttgtgaaaatattcattttgaacaaacatctataaaaaaaattgccagaatataattgatatttatgtatttctttttattctaactttcgtttttagatatttttcaatgaactttgtctaGGACTCCTTTGCCATAATAACGAGCATACAATAAATACTTAAGAACAGCAAATCAAAAAATAATCTTACAATGTGCATATATGCTTTGTGGTAAATAACACAcaattctttgattttgagGCACTTTTGTGCACAAAATCACGATTTGGAACATTTTTTGGTCTGACAAAAACGTTGCATAATTTTTGAACTAATGTAACCCAGCAACGCATTTCAGTCTTAAAAGATGTGCAAGGCTTGAAAGTTGATGAAGTGGTCAAAAATAATATGCACAATTTATCTGGTTGATATTAAAGAGCTCCTAATCTATTTCGTATTTAAGGCAAAAGTGTTTCTGTCCATGACAACATCTGTCAAGCTACACTGTGTAATCTCTcaacaccccccccaaaaaaaaaaaatgaagcaaataCTATGTAAAAGTAATAGGATGCGATGTTTTTCTCACTATCCAACACCAGGGGCCtaaaggacttacaactgttgtaactttgccattatggcaactaccctggtaacagggctcagcagccaatcaaaatcaaggttgccatggtagttgccataatgaaaaagttacaacagttgcaagtcctttatgaaattgGCCCCAGATGTCTTTGAGGTAAAAGGTTTTGTTATCAAAGCTGTGATGAATTTGATATAACCTCAGCGGCAACCTCAAATCATCGGAAAACAGTCATGTACAGAACTAGGTGTCAAACACAAGGTTGCCATGATACATCATACCTCtaacaactattttttttctgatctgTCTTCAAATGTTTGTTTAGTATAAGATAACCCGTTTCGTTCCCGGAGCAATGTTTGTATGAGAAACTTACCCGTACAGCACTGAGTAGATGTGCTCTGTAGATATTGACCGTATCTCTATGCCTGGCATCCATTTCAGCTATCTGTTGTTTTAACCTCGTTACTTCTTTAAGGTTTGCTTTTCCTCCACCACCCCCTCCATCCATCCCATTCATCAGTCCATCATGCGTTCCCTCCATCTTCTTGATGGTTTCTTTCAGTTTCCTATTCTCAGCAAAGACCTCCGACGAATGCTTCCAATCTTGGTCACCATTCTGAAGACCACCATCACCAAGCTGACTTAATCTAGTTTTCAAAGAGAGATTTTCTGCAAGGATCTGGGAATATTGAGCCTCCCCGTCCCGCCGATTTGAGAGTTCAATCTCGATTTCTTTGTTCCGTTTTTTCAGTTGTCTATTCTCCTCCTCAAATCCTTGGTGTTCGGTGGTTTTAGAGGCAAGAATCTTTGAAAGCTGCGCACTCTTAACGAGCATCTCATCCTCGGCTTTCCTCAATGTATCCTGCAATCTCCAATTTTCTCCCGTTAACTCTTCTATTTTTGTCCTTTCCTCCTCCTCATGTTCGAACTGTCTCTCTAGCAACCCTACCCTCTCCATCAGTCTCCTGTTTTCTGCTTCCAGTTCCCGTCTCTCCTCCAACTCCCCATCTCCATGGCTACCTGTCTTCTGAGATGCCTGCATCTCTTTGACCAACCCATCTCGCTCAGCCACTACCTCACTGTATTTGATCTTATCCTTGCGCATCCTATCTGTCTGTTGTGCTATGGCCTTAGACTGCTTAGTGATCATAGCCTGGAGTCTATCATTCTCCTTCTTCAATGCATTCATTTCCTCTCTGCTCCCACTGCTTTCTCctaatttcatttccatttcttcCTTCTCCATCTTCAAATCATTGATCTCTTTCCTGTACACTTCCATTTCATCGGCTTGTTTGGCTAGGACTTCAGAATGTTTGCTAATGATTTCCTCCATCTCAAGTTTCTCCTGGACAAGCTCGTTGTATCTGAAGTCAGCTGATGAACTGCTGACTGGTCTTAGCTGTAGCTCCTGCTGCTCCATCACTTGTTCTTGAAGGCGCTCTTTCTTATCAGTCATTTCTGCAAGCTGATTACAGAAagagatatacatatataagcAGAGGAGAAAGAATGATAGAAAGAGTATAAATAATGAGATGGAGAGTTGAAGAGATGAAGGGAGAGggaagaattaaaaaacaaatattaactCAAAGTTATGGTTTTAGCTTCATTGCCAATAAGACTCAAGAAGCAGATATAGGGTGAGATAAGTCATGGCTACCATAACACTACATTTCACAGTGAAAAACTGCCTTTCAACTTGAAATGACTTCCCCTTTGCATTTAGAAATAGATACAAACTGAATTTTATTCCTAAAAAACTATGAAAGGAACTAATTCTTATAAAATCACATtcaaactttctcatttattactaagtaaataatgaatattacaaAACCCTCATTTAAAAGCATATTTTCTCATGTGGGGAATTCAACAACAATAATTAACCTTTTTGAATGtctgacccccattttcacTTTACTTTATAAATTTCTCAAACCATGATATCATGACATCATTACATCCTTTAAAATTAACTATAAACAAAGACAGAATACATGTGTGAGGTCAGACATACATAATTAATGGAATTGTCCAATTACAAAGATCATGAAAAGACTTACTCTCTGAGAGACATTTCCAATCTCATCCTTCAAGACGATGTTCTCCAGCTTAACAACACTAAGCTCCTCTTCATTGGCTTCCTTCAGCTCCTGATACTCCTGGTACGGGACCATGTTACCTCGGTCAGACTCCTCCAGCTCCTCCTTCAAACTAGCAAGCTCCTCTTCAAGGTCTGCTATCCTACCATTGGATGAAAGACGCAATCTCTCAAACTCCGCTCGTGATACAGTCCCAGCTGGGGTTACTTCACCAGActgaaatttaaagaaaatcaaagaacCCTTTATCAATAATGAGAGAACTATGTTTTAGTAGAGCCTTCAAACGATGCTCTTGAAAAAATGGCTGCAGGGGTAACCTCATCAaactcaaaattaaaaaaagggagcCTTGATTAATGACTAGAATTAGAGCTACATTCTTGTAAAATCTTTCGGACTGTGACTTAGACTATACtttgataaaatattgaatGCTGTTTGGGCGAAATGGCCAGGATCATCCTAGAAAACATACCTCtaattgatttttaagattttcattttctttgcgAAGCTCCTCGATCTCAGTCTTTAATAGCTGGACGTCTGACTTTTGCTTGGAGGAATTGAGATCTAAAGACAGATTCAATGGTGTCCTAGGTGTTTTCTTGGTTCCTGTATCAAAACAAACAATTTATTAAGAGTACAATGACTGAAAACTTGGCTTCTGATGGCTAAAATGGCAAATAACTTTACATTTTATGTGTATAGAAACATCCAGTCACA encodes:
- the LOC121416250 gene encoding ankycorbin-like isoform X2 encodes the protein MFKKLKRQNKDKEFEWTKNDDKVMHAIEVGDIEKLQITLAKKGTSPTKLDGEGRTPLHVAAQKGQYPCLEVLLQLGANPRASDGQGCTALHCASKGGHLNSMHRLIKAGVPINAQDFNGKTALHFSAGSGHIESTILLLQCGASIDIADEYGKTPLMVAASSGHTGVCKDLIDRRADVNSQDHIQKTPLMSACENGHRETVELLIKRGARADLCDAQGYDAKYYAEGSGQDNVAELLETAPSVATWDVRNEEEEAYDEVAPDAVDYIDTFDVNNERADSPPPNKNHQNNIEADFPTPSRAVSMPALTDKQSDDLKELEEENDFLNEELSKVNVAHKKALERIRSLESKVNDVEVASLKERLESEEMKRKEQEKQMKDLENRLTSMKLKVSKDSFEEDEEDETNSVGSWGDSEDDLFDLPGTKKTPRTPLNLSLDLNSSKQKSDVQLLKTEIEELRKENENLKNQLESGEVTPAGTVSRAEFERLRLSSNGRIADLEEELASLKEELEESDRGNMVPYQEYQELKEANEEELSVVKLENIVLKDEIGNVSQRLAEMTDKKERLQEQVMEQQELQLRPVSSSSADFRYNELVQEKLEMEEIISKHSEVLAKQADEMEVYRKEINDLKMEKEEMEMKLGESSGSREEMNALKKENDRLQAMITKQSKAIAQQTDRMRKDKIKYSEVVAERDGLVKEMQASQKTGSHGDGELEERRELEAENRRLMERVGLLERQFEHEEEERTKIEELTGENWRLQDTLRKAEDEMLVKSAQLSKILASKTTEHQGFEEENRQLKKRNKEIEIELSNRRDGEAQYSQILAENLSLKTRLSQLGDGGLQNGDQDWKHSSEVFAENRKLKETIKKMEGTHDGLMNGMDGGGGGGKANLKEVTRLKQQIAEMDARHRDTVNIYRAHLLSAVRDEISPDVKEALQQIVKLRNETPVT
- the LOC121416250 gene encoding ankycorbin-like isoform X1 — its product is MFKKLKRQNKDKEFEWTKNDDKVMHAIEVGDIEKLQITLAKKGTSPTKLDGEGRTPLHVAAQKGQYPCLEVLLQLGANPRASDGQGCTALHCASKGGHLNSMHRLIKAGVPINAQDFNGKTALHFSAGSGHIESTILLLQCGASIDIADEYGKTPLMVAASSGHTGVCKDLIDRRADVNSQDHIQKTPLMSACENGHRETVELLIKRGARADLCDAQGYDAKYYAEGSGQDNVAELLETAPSVATWDVRNEEEEAYDEVAPDAVDYIDTFDVNNERADSPPPNKNHQNNIEADFPTPSRAVSMPALTDKQSDDLKELEEENDFLNEELSKVNVAHKKALERIRSLESKVNDVEQVASLKERLESEEMKRKEQEKQMKDLENRLTSMKLKVSKDSFEEDEEDETNSVGSWGDSEDDLFDLPGTKKTPRTPLNLSLDLNSSKQKSDVQLLKTEIEELRKENENLKNQLESGEVTPAGTVSRAEFERLRLSSNGRIADLEEELASLKEELEESDRGNMVPYQEYQELKEANEEELSVVKLENIVLKDEIGNVSQRLAEMTDKKERLQEQVMEQQELQLRPVSSSSADFRYNELVQEKLEMEEIISKHSEVLAKQADEMEVYRKEINDLKMEKEEMEMKLGESSGSREEMNALKKENDRLQAMITKQSKAIAQQTDRMRKDKIKYSEVVAERDGLVKEMQASQKTGSHGDGELEERRELEAENRRLMERVGLLERQFEHEEEERTKIEELTGENWRLQDTLRKAEDEMLVKSAQLSKILASKTTEHQGFEEENRQLKKRNKEIEIELSNRRDGEAQYSQILAENLSLKTRLSQLGDGGLQNGDQDWKHSSEVFAENRKLKETIKKMEGTHDGLMNGMDGGGGGGKANLKEVTRLKQQIAEMDARHRDTVNIYRAHLLSAVRDEISPDVKEALQQIVKLRNETPVT